Proteins co-encoded in one Seriola aureovittata isolate HTS-2021-v1 ecotype China chromosome 1, ASM2101889v1, whole genome shotgun sequence genomic window:
- the pros1 gene encoding vitamin K-dependent protein S isoform X1, producing the protein MWRKKRALGESLACLVFLVTLVDAYRFLSQSTATQFLSRHKRANSLFEESKKGNLERECIEELCNKEEAREIFENQPETEYFYPKYVVCLGSHRVGINNQNLDSAIPSDLRTCVTEISNQCTPYPCYKEGSERCVDGQASFTCVCKPGWKGPRCEDDINECSDPDFPAGCNQKCYNVPGSFHCMCEEGFFINNKIDCVDIDECLLYPRICEAPAKCVNSPGMYKCQCPLGFKYNFTSKTCNDVDECEFNVCDGTCINTVGSYACYCDGREGLRLAEDERYCERIPACVDLYDHKHSEMLYLGEQFAGLPVIYLRFRLPENTKFAAEFDFRTFDPEGVVLYAESSQDSWFMLGLRGGRIEVQFKNQHTFKVTSGGKAINDGQWHVISVDELESSISVKISKEAVMSINSPESLFTSVNGKLETKVYIAGLPNRTDNIIKPINPRLDGCIRGWNLMNQGASGVKEVIQEKTSKHCFVYVERGSFFTGGGLAHFNIDYSDSGSWNVDVKMNIRPSTGTGVLFALVDNTTVPLSVAVVTSGGDDANLQVFLDGVSVARLDSLMLCYPDRLTLQLNVTPTEIQISANSSAVTYMKSDDLQEALKRLNTTMQNPISTYIGGIPDDVPLPSTPVTAFYHGCMDISINGQQLDFDEALSKHNSIKSHSCPPLSAPESHAAPHPY; encoded by the exons ATGTGGAGAAAGAAACGGGCACTTGGGGAATCCTTGGCTTGTCTCGTGTTTCTTGTGACGCTCGTCGATGCTTATCGAT TCCTGAGCCAGAGCACAGCCACCCAGTTCCTGAGCAGGCACAAAAGAGCCAACTCTCTGTTTGAGGAGAGCAAGAAGGGCAACCTGGAGAGAGAGTGCATCGAGGAGCTGTGCAACAAGGAGGAGGCCAGGGAGATCTTTGAGAACCAGCCGGAAACG GAATACTTCTATCCCAAATATGTTG TGTGTCTGGGTTCACACCGTGTCGGCATTAACAACCAGAACTTGGATTCTGCTATCCCCTCAGACCTTCGCACCTGTGTGACAG AGATCAGTAACCAGTGTACACCGTATCCATGCTACAAGGAGGGTTCAGAGCGCTGCGTGGATGGCCAGGCCTCcttcacgtgtgtgtgtaagccCGGCTGGAAGGGGCCACGCTGTGAGGACG ACATCAATGAGTGTTCAGATCCAGACTTTCCAGCGGGATGTAACCAAAAATGTTACAACGTCCCCGGTAGTTTCCACTGCATGTGTGAAGAGGGCTTCTTCATCAATAACAAAATCGACTGTGTGG ATATTGATGAATGCCTCCTGTACCCAAGAATCTGTGAAGCACCGGCTAAATGTGTCAACAGTCCTGGCATGTACAAGTGCCAGTGTCCACTGGGGTTTAAATATAACTTCACTTCCAAAACCTGCAACG ATGTGGATGAGTGCGAGTTCAATGTGTGCGATGGCACTTGTATAAACACAGTGGGCAGCTATGCATGCTACTGTGATGGTCGTGAGGGTCTTCGTTTGGCGGAGGATGAACGATATTGTGAAAGAATCCCTGCTTGTGTGGACCTGTATGACCACAAACACTCTGAGATGCTGTACCTGGGGGAGCAGTTTGCAGGCCTACCTGTCATCTATCTGCGTTTCCGTCTGCCAGAGAACACAAA GTTTGCAGCAGAGTTTGACTTCCGCACATTTGACCCTGAGGGAGTTGTTCTGTATGCTGAGTCCTCACAGGACTCGTGGTTCATGTTGGGACTAAGGGGCGGTCGCATTGAAGTCCAGTTCAAAAACCAGCACACATTCAAGGTCACCAGCGGAGGAAAAGCCATAAATGATGGACAGTGGCATGTG ATCTCTGTGGATGAACTGGAGAGCAGCATCAGTGTGAAGATCAGCAAGGAAGCTGTGATGAGCATCAACAGCCCAGAGAGTCtctttacttcagtaaatggCAAACTGGAGACCAAGGTCTACATCGCTGGTCTGCCCAACCGCACTGACAACATCATCAAACCT ATCAACCCTCGACTTGATGGCTGCATCCGAGGCTGGAACTTGATGAATCAGGGTGCATCTGGGGTCAAGGAGGTCATCCAGGAGAAGACGAGTAAACATTGCTTTGTGTATGTGGAACGAGGATCTTTCTTCACCGGGGGGGGACTGGCGCACTTCAACATTGACTACA GTGATTCTGGGAGCTGGAATGTGGATGTAAAGATGAATATACGTCCATCAACTGGCACAGGTGTCCTCTTTGCTCTTGTCGACAACACCACAGTCCCGCTGTCGGTCGCTGTGGTGACATCGGGAGGTGATGATGCT AATTTGCAAGTGTTCCTGGACGGCGTCTCCGTGGCGAGGCTGGACTCACTGATGCTGTGTTACCCTGATCGgctgacactgcagctgaatgtgACTCCTACAGAAATCCAAATCTCAGCCAACTCCTCAGCCGTTACCTACATGAAATCTGACGATCTGCAGGAGGCACTGAAGCGCCTCAACACCACCATGCAGAACCCCATCAGTACATATATTGGTGGGATCCCAG ACGATGTCCCATTACCTTCCACCCCAGTGACGGCGTTTTACCATGGCTGCATGGACATCTCTATCAACGGCCAGCAGCTGGACTTTGATGAAGCTCTCAGCAAACATAACAGTATTAAGTCTCATTCCTGTCCTCCATTATCTGCCCCTGAAAGCCATGCTGCACCACACCCATATTGA
- the pros1 gene encoding vitamin K-dependent protein S isoform X2, translating into MWRKKRALGESLACLVFLVTLVDAYRFLSQSTATQFLSRHKRANSLFEESKKGNLERECIEELCNKEEAREIFENQPETEYFYPKYVVCLGSHRVGINNQNLDSAIPSDLRTCVTEISNQCTPYPCYKEGSERCVDGQASFTCVCKPGWKGPRCEDDINECSDPDFPAGCNQKCYNVPGSFHCMCEEGFFINNKIDCVDIDECLLYPRICEAPAKCVNSPGMYKCQCPLGFKYNFTSKTCNDVDECEFNVCDGTCINTVGSYACYCDGREGLRLAEDERYCERIPACVDLYDHKHSEMLYLGEQFAGLPVIYLRFRLPENTKFAAEFDFRTFDPEGVVLYAESSQDSWFMLGLRGGRIEVQFKNQHTFKVTSGGKAINDGQWHVISVDELESSISVKISKEAVMSINSPESLFTSVNGKLETKVYIAGLPNRTDNIIKPINPRLDGCIRGWNLMNQGASGVKEVIQEKTSKHCFVYVERGSFFTGGGLAHFNIDYSE; encoded by the exons ATGTGGAGAAAGAAACGGGCACTTGGGGAATCCTTGGCTTGTCTCGTGTTTCTTGTGACGCTCGTCGATGCTTATCGAT TCCTGAGCCAGAGCACAGCCACCCAGTTCCTGAGCAGGCACAAAAGAGCCAACTCTCTGTTTGAGGAGAGCAAGAAGGGCAACCTGGAGAGAGAGTGCATCGAGGAGCTGTGCAACAAGGAGGAGGCCAGGGAGATCTTTGAGAACCAGCCGGAAACG GAATACTTCTATCCCAAATATGTTG TGTGTCTGGGTTCACACCGTGTCGGCATTAACAACCAGAACTTGGATTCTGCTATCCCCTCAGACCTTCGCACCTGTGTGACAG AGATCAGTAACCAGTGTACACCGTATCCATGCTACAAGGAGGGTTCAGAGCGCTGCGTGGATGGCCAGGCCTCcttcacgtgtgtgtgtaagccCGGCTGGAAGGGGCCACGCTGTGAGGACG ACATCAATGAGTGTTCAGATCCAGACTTTCCAGCGGGATGTAACCAAAAATGTTACAACGTCCCCGGTAGTTTCCACTGCATGTGTGAAGAGGGCTTCTTCATCAATAACAAAATCGACTGTGTGG ATATTGATGAATGCCTCCTGTACCCAAGAATCTGTGAAGCACCGGCTAAATGTGTCAACAGTCCTGGCATGTACAAGTGCCAGTGTCCACTGGGGTTTAAATATAACTTCACTTCCAAAACCTGCAACG ATGTGGATGAGTGCGAGTTCAATGTGTGCGATGGCACTTGTATAAACACAGTGGGCAGCTATGCATGCTACTGTGATGGTCGTGAGGGTCTTCGTTTGGCGGAGGATGAACGATATTGTGAAAGAATCCCTGCTTGTGTGGACCTGTATGACCACAAACACTCTGAGATGCTGTACCTGGGGGAGCAGTTTGCAGGCCTACCTGTCATCTATCTGCGTTTCCGTCTGCCAGAGAACACAAA GTTTGCAGCAGAGTTTGACTTCCGCACATTTGACCCTGAGGGAGTTGTTCTGTATGCTGAGTCCTCACAGGACTCGTGGTTCATGTTGGGACTAAGGGGCGGTCGCATTGAAGTCCAGTTCAAAAACCAGCACACATTCAAGGTCACCAGCGGAGGAAAAGCCATAAATGATGGACAGTGGCATGTG ATCTCTGTGGATGAACTGGAGAGCAGCATCAGTGTGAAGATCAGCAAGGAAGCTGTGATGAGCATCAACAGCCCAGAGAGTCtctttacttcagtaaatggCAAACTGGAGACCAAGGTCTACATCGCTGGTCTGCCCAACCGCACTGACAACATCATCAAACCT ATCAACCCTCGACTTGATGGCTGCATCCGAGGCTGGAACTTGATGAATCAGGGTGCATCTGGGGTCAAGGAGGTCATCCAGGAGAAGACGAGTAAACATTGCTTTGTGTATGTGGAACGAGGATCTTTCTTCACCGGGGGGGGACTGGCGCACTTCAACATTGACTACAGTGA GTGA